One segment of Canis aureus isolate CA01 chromosome 27, VMU_Caureus_v.1.0, whole genome shotgun sequence DNA contains the following:
- the LRRC75B gene encoding leucine-rich repeat-containing protein 75B: MGARLGRRSGAEAGSEAGAAAGCGPAPYERRVRWLREIQATLRERRPERARQLLRLLRQDLGLEGTLLTDILYRNVAFLNLVDPISHDLLVNLARDLQCPKTDYELWKSSDKICRQLIYHLTPHSKRQRGSSLPQRKTPSCLKSSLQMTELTGETVNLSGIRLSARDVQHIMRYLGSQGAGLTVLDLSFTGLSDELLRLLLPSLWTLPRLTQLLLNGNRLTRATARELTEAVKDPTKFPALAWVDLGNNVDVASLPQPLLVGLRRRLSQHTSLPTIYEGLDLESEGGTASTWGSAAAGPGSESQACCTR, encoded by the exons ATGGGGGCGCGGCTGGGCCGGCGGAGCGGAGCCGAGGCGGGCTCGGaagccggggcggcggcggggtgCGGGCCCGCGCCCTATGAGCGCCGGGTGCGCTGGCTCCGCGAGATCCAGGCGACGCTCCGCGAGCGGCGGCCCGAGCGCGCCCGGCAGCTGCTGCGCCTCCTGCGCCAG GACCTGGGCCTCGAGGGGACCCTCCTCACTGACATCCTCTACAGGAATGTGGCCTTCCTCAATCTGGTGGACCCCATCTCCCATGACCTGCTGGTGAACCTGGCCCGGGACCTGCAGTGCCCCAAGACG GACTATGAGCTCTGGAAGTCCTCGGATAAGATCTGCCGGCAGCTCATCTACCATCTCACCCCTCACTCCAAGCGGCAGCGAGGATCCAGCCTGCCCCAGAGGAAGACCCCAAGCTG CCTCAAGAGCAGCCTCCAGATGACAGAGCTGACCGGGGAGACCGTGAACCTCTCAGGGATTCGGCTGTCGGCGCGTGATGTGCAGCATATCATGCGCTACCTGGGAAGCCAGGGAGCTGGGCTCACGGTGCTGGACCTGAGCTTCACAGGGCTGAGTGACGAGCTGTTGCGCCTGCTGCTGCCCAGCCTCTGGACACTGCCCCGCCTCACCCAACTCCTGCTCAACGGCAATAGGCTAACGAGGGCCACTGCCCGTGAGCTCACCGAGGCTGTCAAGGACCCCACCAAGTTTCCTGCGCTGGCCTGGGTGGACCTGGGCAACAATGTGGACGTAGCCTCCTTGCCCCAACCCCTGCTGGTTGGCTTGCGCCGGCGGCTGAGCCAACACACTTCACTCCCCACCATCTATGAGGGCCTGGACCTTGAGTCTGAGGGTGGCACGGCCTCCACCTGGGGCTCGGCGGCTGCTGGGCCAGGGTCTGAGTCCCAGGCCTGCTGCACGAGGTGA